The sequence TCAATCCCACAATGGTCTGATTCTAACCTTTATCATCTTTCAAAAGAGCTATCTCTGCATCAGAATTTCAATCCCACAATGGTCTGATTCTAACCCAGCGCTTTTTTCCTAATGACAGTGCGTATTCCTAACGCAAAATAAACAATAAATATCATCCTTATATTTAAGATGTGAGGATACTTTTTCGTGGATCTTTATAAAGAGAAGACACCATCAAACATCCACGAAAAAATAGAAATGATTTGAACATCGATGCTTCTTTTTTCCTAAATGATTTCAGAAACATCGACTTTGCTTGTTCCAACTTCGATCATCTCGAGGTATTTATCACTTCGTAAAACATAGATACGAACAGAATCCTCAGATTGATTAATGAGTTCTTGTACAGCATGTTCGACGATAGATAATTCTGATTTTGTCAATTCTCCCTCAAAAACCGAATTTTGAACCCAGTTAAGATACTGTTTCAAAAAAATCCGAACTTTGTTCACCCGATCGACATTCACATCATAGACAACAATAACATACATACTACCACCACATCACAAGCGGTTTATACTTTTGGGTGCCGAGAACGTGTTTCACAAGCTTATAGAGTTCTAAGCGAATGAGACGTTGATATGAAACCTCTCGACCAAGACCTTTATGCTCAATAGTCCGTGATAATCGTTCATGGTACTCTTGCAAAAATTTTTTTCGTCCTGACTCTGAAAGAAGCATATTACCAATGTCTCCAGAAAAATCTGTTTCGTCTAACATATTTTTGTTAATGAGTTTGAAGATCACTCGGTCAACAATGATGGGTTTAAATATTTCAGCGACATCAAGAGACAGTGAAAATCTTCGTTCAAAGGGTTCGTGAAGAAATGATATCGTTGGATTGAGTTGTGTGTTGTATATCTCGGATAACACAGTCGCATACATGAGTGAATTGCCAAAGGAGAGAAGCGTGTTTGTTTTATTGTTTGGTGGTCTTTTCACCCGTTCACCAATCTGAAATTCCGCAGGGAAGATACAGTCCAATGCACTGTAGTAGAAATCCCTGATATGACCCTCAACACTCATAATCTGTGGAATAGTCGTATATCCTGGTAATTGACCAAGTTCGTGTTCGATTTTTTCAATATAACTGGTAAGTGAGTTCGTGTCTTTTGAGTAATAGTTGAGATTTCTCAAAATATTCTTTGCTGCTCCTTCGACAAACAATTTGGCAAGTATGCTTCGTCGTTCTCCATCAAGGTAGTGTTCTGCTTGTTTGATGGTGGCATCACCAGATACCAAGGTTTCACGGGGATACAAACTCCCTTCATAAAACCCATAGCTATTAAAGAAATGAATGGGAACACCGTTCTTTGCAAGATAGGAAACAACACCAGAAGTGAATGACAGGTTTCCATATGCGTAGATTGCATAGATTTTTTGGATGGGGAGTGCTCGTTGTTCTGTTTTATCAATAAAGTATACTGTGTTTTCTTTTCGTCGAAGAACCCCGTCTTTGGTGATATAGTAATTGGTTTTCATTCATTCGCCTCCGAAACAGAATTCATAATAGCTACATTTTTTACAGAGAGGTCTTTTCATAGGAGATGGCATCTGACTGGAAACGAGGGCGAGGATTTCTTGGATGAGTTTTTCCAGCTCACGTTCTTCGCTATCTCCAAGATGAAGGATTTCTTTTTTCTTAAGCAAGGGGTAATCAAGAACGCCGATGGCCGAGACCCCTCGTTGTTTCAGGTAGTAAAGGTAATACAAGAGTTGCCAGCGGTGCGCTACTTCCATTTTCCGTGATTTTTTCACATCATGAATTTCAATCCCATCATGTTTTTTAATGAAATCGACCGCGATCACATCATCGATGATGATGTTTTTCTTTGTTCGTTCATAGCTAGTTTCATGGATATGTTTTCCCATGGAGACTTCATCGCTTTCTTTTTCCATTTGAATATGATGAGAAAACAGCCACAATTTCGTTGTACAGATAAAGTAGTAGTTGATCTGCGTTCCCGTTACTTTTACGTCGGTGTGTGATATCATGGGAGAGGATCATACCAGTATCATTTCCATCGGTTTTAAGGAATCGTATAGAAACTCTCTACTGCTCATGGGGGCTGATTATGTAAGATATCAATGCATGAACGGTGCGGACTTGTCGCAGCAAAGGATATTCTGGCAGGGATGGTCCGAGCAGAGTATGGCTCGTCCATACGTGGTCAACCCTTAATGAACGTTAAAGATACTAAGAACACAACACATACTATTGATCATAAAAATATCTGGTGATCTGTGAATATCTCATCCTCACATCACGAAGGATGATCGGTAATTATAACAAGAGGAGTTCTCATTGCAGGCTGTGTCTATTTCTGATGGTATCTATGAGAGTTCCTGATTTTACGGGATAGATTCTTTGGTCATTTTTAAGAGTTTGTCCGGTGTTATGACTTCTACTTCTTTTGTATCAAAAGATGCTTGTGTTATGATTGCTTTTCTGCAATCCAAGCGTTCTGTGTTTTTCAGAAACGTAGAAATCTCTGTTTTTTTTACCTGTTTTGCCCATTTCACTTCTCCAGCAAATATGATACGATTTCTCCTGGCGATCAGGATATCGATATCGTACGTATTTGTCATAAAATATCGAAACGTACCGTCAAGCAGTTCCGCCATGAGTTCACCGATGAAGAACTGGATGTGCAGGGGCATTCGTTCTTGGATGATTTCTTTTATTAAAGACGATGGTGTGTTCTCAATGTCATATTTTTCATCGATGTAATAGTACAGATCCATAATTTTGGATTTTACAACATAGTGATATCCCTTCGTATCATGAAGTGGTATTCTCTCGAGAAGATCCATTTCTTCCATGATTTTTACATACGGTCGTACTAACGAAGGATCATTTGCACCGATAAGTTTTTTCGAAAATAACTGGTCACTGACTTCTTTTAATGTGTTTTTTCCACTGGCAATGGACCGTAAGATGCTTTCGTAGACATTGGAGAGAAATCGGTCTTCAGATAGGAACACCTCGCCAATAAGCGCAGGTATGGCACTTCGTGAGTAGTCCAGGATATTCAGAATGGTTTTTTCAGGGTTTGTATCGAGATACCGAAGCGTCCAAGGATCGCGTAGATAGGGAGAAAGCATGAGTGCATGATCCACTGGCATACCTGTTGATAACGTTTGAAAGATGTCTTGTGGAGAAAGCAGGGAGAGACGTATTTCTGAGAGTAGTCCTAAAAGAGGTGATTTTTTTGATGTGAGATCCTTTGCAACATGCATGGAGGACCCTAGGAGGATGAGTTTCCCCTTTGGATATTGCATCTGCAAGGATTCAATAAACTCTGCAGGGAGACGTTGGAATTCATCGACGATTACTGTTTTTTCTTTCGTCAATTCTTTGAGGATGAGTTCTACTACTTGATCGTAGATATCTGTTCTTTCGAACGGGCCTTTGTCGAAGAGAGCACCTCCCCCTCTTTTTACCAAGACATAAAGGTCGTGGTCTGTGAATGTTCGTACGAGAAACGTTTTGCCAACTTTTCGTCTTCCATAGAGGAGGATCCATCCTTTTGCTGCGTTTATTTTTGTGACTTCTTTCCGATGAACCGTTATGGGGGGAATCATGGTTACGGGAATGGTTATTCCTATATAAAAAGGTATGTCTCGGGGGGAAACACATCCACTGCATGAATGGAACTATCAGAAGCACACGCTGAGTAGGGAGTTACACTCTCCAACAATATACCGCCAAAAAAACAAGGAAAGATCAACCGGTTGTTACGGAACTGTTTCCAATCGTCGTTTCTGCATCTGTGTTAACCTCATCTTCTCTTTATAGCGACGTGCTAGCTGAAGCAGGATACCTCGCCGTTCTTGGTCCAGTTCCCTTGTATTTGATCGTTGAGAGTGCAATCTCATCAAGATCCTGGAGAATATCGATTTTATCCCCCGTGGACATCATGTCAACATCACTGAAATCGTCTTGAATACCCTCAAAATAGTGTTCGACTGCTTCCCCAGCAAACTGGAGCACACGCTGCGTATTCGCACCAGATACATCGAATGTATCAGGAAGCACGTGTTCTTTCAAATACTGGAGAAGATCTGCTTGAGACATATCTCACTATTTCCTAATCAGAAGTTTCGTATATTATCCAGTTTTTACCTTCTGTCTTTTTGGAGATAGGAAGTAAATAGAATTTTTTTACGAGAACATCTCGCTTTTTTGAACTATATGGATTTATATCTTTAAACTTTATATTTTTATTAGAATTCAAATCTTTCGTTGGGATTAGAAGTATATTCCTTTCAACTTTTTCTAACATTTTAGTCGGCTCGATACAGTTGGATAAAGGTTCTTCCTCTTGAATTTTTAAACAATAAACTAGAGAATCGGATGTACCTAAGTATCTAACTCGTTTAAGAATATCCTTTAACAATTCTTTATTTTTTTCAGGCACTTCAATAAACATGACAAAAGATTCTGGTAAATGCAGATAACCTCTGATTCCGTATGTAAAACTGAGTTTTGTTGCACATTTTTTACAAAGATGTGCTCCATCTACGTCCCAGAGCCTGTTATTTGTTTTTCCGCACTGACTACAGGTGCCGATTAATTTGGTTTTTATTTTAGGATCAATTTGTTTTAGTCTTTTTATAAGCAGGTTGGATATTGCAATTTTTTTTGGAATTTTTATTTTGATTTTAGCATTTTTTATAAGACCAAAAATTTCCTCTCCAAAATCTAAATCCCTTGTTGTCTCTATGGCCGTAGCTACAATTGCCAATTTAATTGCAGATGGGCCAAGTAATGGAGAGCACAATGCATAAGATGGTGAGGGATAGTCTGGTATTCTATAAGACAACAGACTCCCCACTTCATATTCTGCCTTTAGCCATACCATAATTCTCACTTAATAGCGTCTCTCAATTGGAGTTTGTAAGGCGTATACTTCATTAGGTCCCTTATTTTGGCAGTAAATTGTTGTAAATTGTCAAATTTTTTAGCCTCAAATGTATTATTTCCAATATCGGTGCAGATTTCCTCTAATTGAGTTATATAATCATCTTTCAGAGGACTGATTACTGGTGCAGGATAATTTATTTTGGAAACTACAATGACTCCTTTGAAATCTTCAGTGTGGGGTAGTCGTGTTGTGGTCATCGCACCTTCAATTCTTAGAAACATCGCCTGATAAGCTTTAAGTGCAAGTTCGTATCTTGATCTCCTTACCTCTTCATCTATATCATACTGCAAATTTACATTATTTAATCCGATTTTCCAAGGTTGAAAGACAGAAATTATGGCGTAAATCCCTGATCTCGTTGGTCTGTGGTAAACCATTTGAGCTGTTTTAACAGGTAGATGCTCTTCACAATACCACTTCTTATCGATTTTGTATAACTTGCTTTCATCTTGTTGGGTTATGCATTCTTTTATAGAACATTTCTCGTTGTCCCATTTGTTTTCTTCTTTCTCCTCATCTATTTGTAAAAATTGTTCGTGGACTGAATGCCTTGCATGAGTATGTATGTCTTTGTGAATTGGATGGATGCCGAGAGCCCAACCGAATTCTATAAGAGATGGTCTTGCGACAGTCGGTTTTTGAACCAGAAAACCATGAATATCACAGAGTTCGCAGTTAAGGGCTTCTTTTATTGCGCCATCGGGACTTTTTTGATCTCTTACGTTTTGATTTCCATCGGCTCTTTCAGGTTTACACTGTCGACATGCCTCACAAAAATTCTCTTTAGAGCTTTCGAGCGCCCACATCTTTTCAGTGTGCATGTGCTTGAGCATTTCTCCAGATATTCCATCTGTTTTTGTACCGTCTGCTAACACTACGACTCGGGGTTCTGTTACGTTACCTACCGTTCCCTCATTATTTAGAGAGTGAAGGTTCCACGTAGCTCTTCCTAAAATTGCTAATTCATATATTACTTTATTTGTCATTTTTCTCCATCTCCTCAATTTCATCCGATTTTGAAGATTTGACCAGAGCATGTGCTATAATAGCTGCTCTTACAGGTTTTACTCCATATTGTTTTGCCAAATTCATTATTTCCTCAAGGCTTTTACATTCTGGTCTCTTTATATGATACTTACTTGCATATGTTTCAAATCTTCTTAAAAATCGTTTTATTGTTTCGCCAAATTCTTCCGATGTCTCAACATAATCCAACTCAACCAGAGATGCATAATCTCTATTTCGTTCATCTCTTATTGCTTTTCGAAGTGCTGAACCAAAATCTTTAACACCTTCGTTTGAAAAAATCTCGCTTAAATTTATTTCAGATATATTTCATCACCTCTGCCAACATTTTTTCTTCATACAATTTTATTTTTATATCCTTTGATATGTGAAATCGTAGATGGATTTTAAGGTAGCGCTCTAATGTTACCATGGAAGGATGTGTGATAAATTCAGACAAGTAAATCGCCATATCTTCATACCCTTTAATATTAGCTACTCTGAATAGATCAATCCATATGTCGAAAATTTCTCCAGCGTTATCAGAATGACTCAGATTATTGAGAAACTCCAAAGGATAAATTCCCCCACCAAATGGCTTCATTTGTTGTCCGGTTCCTGCCATTACACTATATATTAGTGATGAAAATTTTGGTGTGAACAACCGGCTGCTTTTCTGAATATCATATGTTTTTTTTGCTATATGTACAGCAGTATTTGTAAGTGTAGCCAACACACCTGCTTTACTTCCTCTTGCGATTTCATTTATTTTGTTTTTAAGATCTTTGATATCTCCCATTCCACCGATATTCACGCCTTCTTTTCCGGGATGCAACATAATAGAGACTTTTTTGAAGTCGTTTCCTTTTCCGCTCCATTTCCATATGGTAAAGTGCAGGTGTCCTATCGTCGATAAAACAAAATCTTCTCTAGGAACCCATAATTGTTTTCCTTTACTGTAACTGCTCAGTCTAATATCCTCTCTCAAGCCTTTTGCACCGCCTATCTCTAATGACTGCAATAATGTTTCACCATTTCCTTTAGAATTTAGAAATTGTGGTTCGTTCAGGTTTTGATATTTTTTGAATATTGCCTGAAGATTCTCTTCTTTTGAAAAAAATTCGATAATTTCTTTTATTTTTTTCTCCCGCCGCGACGTCCCCTTCAAAGTTAAAAATACGCTATCCCAATCTAAGTCAGTACCTGTTAAAATAGATAATTTTCCAATATTCCTTATATCAGATGTTTTTCTTGTCTCGACGAAGAAATAATGCCCAAAATCTCTTACTATAGATTCACTACTACTGAGAATATTTGTAATATAACCTAATCCATACGCTCTGCTGAGATCATACATTGGCATTCCTGATTTAGGTACATAATACTGCATTTATTCCACCTTGTGTAGCAGCCCAATCAGACAATCTAAGTATTTTTGAAATAAAGCAATAGAATTTGTAGGGAATAATATTTTCTTCCTGCGATATATCTATGAATGGAACCTCTAATTCTCCATTATTTTTGCTAGATGCGATTATTCGTTTTTGTAGATCAACATCTGAAACATCTGGCAAAACGTTAATTATTGTTTCACCCCAATTTTTCACGAAATCGTAATTCATGTATTCTGTTGCTCGCAGAGAATGATGATGGGCAATAGCCAAATAAAAAGGTATTCCTATTTGTTTGCCCCAATTAGCAAAAACTTTACTAAGTGATACTGCTGAGACAGTTGCATGAGGTATTCCAATTTGTGTTATATCTGTCTTGTTGGAGTGAGCAAGGGGGGTTATATCATCCCAACCTACTTTTTCCTGCCACCTAATATTTAGTTTTCCTATGTCATGAAGAGTTACTGCAACTCTTATTTTATTGATCAAATCTCTTTGAGTCAGATCAAAAGCATTAGCGAATTTATCGATTACGAAACTGAATCTTGGAAGGAAATAATTGTCAAGGACATTTAACGTCTTTCTTGCGTGTTCAGACCAAGATTCTTTTTTTGTGTAAAAATATTTAATTCTTTCTTCCATTATTTTTCCTTCAATTTTATTAAATTGACAGCCACCTTTATGCAGCAAGGTAAGGCCACTACGTGAGTCGTATTTTGCCCCTTTAGTTGATACGATATACATATGGAATGGCATGATCTCTGAGCAATTAGTGATTGGTGTGAGAATATATTTAATTTCGTAATCATCTATAACATTACTCTCTTCTATTTTTAGTACCTTTATGTCATTCTCCAATAGTCTCTTTGTGCAGGACTGGAATACCCAAACATTCAGATTGATCTTTTCTAGTTTGATCACGTCATCCTTCAGATTTTCTGGGTTATCGTGAATACTTACACTGCAAGTGTACGCTTCTCTAACTGATTGCTCAGCGAGATTCTTATTGCCTTCATATGCTGCGCGTGCCAAAGTGCCCAATACCGCATATCTTTTTGCTTCGGTTAAGATGGAAGTATAATATCTAGTAAGGATATCGTTGATGAGTTTACGCTCTAAATCCCATGTTAGTGTTTCTCCTTTGTGCTTAATAAGTTCTTTTTTTGTATGATCTATGATTTCTTTCAATTCATTGGTTCTATAAGGACCATAACTATCCATATTAAATACTATAAAATTACCATTTCCACCCCATCTCGCGCATCTTCCTGCTCTTTGGATTAAAGAATCTATAGGAGCCAATTCAGTCAGTATTGTGTTAGCAGATATGTTTATACCGACTTCAACGACTTGTGTAGATATTAGAATTACATGTTCTTTATTTCCTCTCGAGAAGAGATCTGATATTTCTCTCTCTATCTGATTTCTATCTTCATCTAAGAATCTGGAGTGCACTAGTATAAGTTTTGCATCGGCAATTTCCTCGCGTAATATCCTATCTTCATAGTTTTTATGTAAATCGATAAACAGAGTTTGAGCTTTGTCTACTGTGTTACAGATAACTATGAGTTTTCTATCATTGAGGGAATTGTAAGTTCTAATCATTGTATCAGGAGTTATTCTTTCAGATTCATTCAGTCGTACATGTAAAATTACTTCTCTATTTTTTCTCGATTTTATTTGATCTTCATTTTTAACTTCCATCTTTGTCACTTTGTCATAGTTTGGTTTTATAATATTGGTCTCTATTTTTTCTACTAATGCCGATGGAAGAGTAGCAG is a genomic window of Candidatus Thermoplasmatota archaeon containing:
- a CDS encoding AAA family ATPase — protein: MIPPITVHRKEVTKINAAKGWILLYGRRKVGKTFLVRTFTDHDLYVLVKRGGGALFDKGPFERTDIYDQVVELILKELTKEKTVIVDEFQRLPAEFIESLQMQYPKGKLILLGSSMHVAKDLTSKKSPLLGLLSEIRLSLLSPQDIFQTLSTGMPVDHALMLSPYLRDPWTLRYLDTNPEKTILNILDYSRSAIPALIGEVFLSEDRFLSNVYESILRSIASGKNTLKEVSDQLFSKKLIGANDPSLVRPYVKIMEEMDLLERIPLHDTKGYHYVVKSKIMDLYYYIDEKYDIENTPSSLIKEIIQERMPLHIQFFIGELMAELLDGTFRYFMTNTYDIDILIARRNRIIFAGEVKWAKQVKKTEISTFLKNTERLDCRKAIITQASFDTKEVEVITPDKLLKMTKESIP
- the cas2 gene encoding CRISPR-associated endonuclease Cas2 produces the protein MYVIVVYDVNVDRVNKVRIFLKQYLNWVQNSVFEGELTKSELSIVEHAVQELINQSEDSVRIYVLRSDKYLEMIEVGTSKVDVSEII
- the cas4 gene encoding CRISPR-associated protein Cas4 encodes the protein MISHTDVKVTGTQINYYFICTTKLWLFSHHIQMEKESDEVSMGKHIHETSYERTKKNIIIDDVIAVDFIKKHDGIEIHDVKKSRKMEVAHRWQLLYYLYYLKQRGVSAIGVLDYPLLKKKEILHLGDSEERELEKLIQEILALVSSQMPSPMKRPLCKKCSYYEFCFGGE
- the cas1b gene encoding type I-B CRISPR-associated endonuclease Cas1b; amino-acid sequence: MKTNYYITKDGVLRRKENTVYFIDKTEQRALPIQKIYAIYAYGNLSFTSGVVSYLAKNGVPIHFFNSYGFYEGSLYPRETLVSGDATIKQAEHYLDGERRSILAKLFVEGAAKNILRNLNYYSKDTNSLTSYIEKIEHELGQLPGYTTIPQIMSVEGHIRDFYYSALDCIFPAEFQIGERVKRPPNNKTNTLLSFGNSLMYATVLSEIYNTQLNPTISFLHEPFERRFSLSLDVAEIFKPIIVDRVIFKLINKNMLDETDFSGDIGNMLLSESGRKKFLQEYHERLSRTIEHKGLGREVSYQRLIRLELYKLVKHVLGTQKYKPLVMWW
- a CDS encoding DevR family CRISPR-associated autoregulator, whose translation is MTNKVIYELAILGRATWNLHSLNNEGTVGNVTEPRVVVLADGTKTDGISGEMLKHMHTEKMWALESSKENFCEACRQCKPERADGNQNVRDQKSPDGAIKEALNCELCDIHGFLVQKPTVARPSLIEFGWALGIHPIHKDIHTHARHSVHEQFLQIDEEKEENKWDNEKCSIKECITQQDESKLYKIDKKWYCEEHLPVKTAQMVYHRPTRSGIYAIISVFQPWKIGLNNVNLQYDIDEEVRRSRYELALKAYQAMFLRIEGAMTTTRLPHTEDFKGVIVVSKINYPAPVISPLKDDYITQLEEICTDIGNNTFEAKKFDNLQQFTAKIRDLMKYTPYKLQLRDAIK
- the cas3 gene encoding CRISPR-associated helicase Cas3' encodes the protein MEHIRFFERITGYQPYDFQKECLESIVAGNSIVITAPTGSGKSEIALVPFILSKNDKLPSQMVYSLPTRTLIENLSDRALKYAAFKNQSVAVHHGKRVESLLFDEDIIVTTIDQTVGAYICTPLNAPIRRGNIFAGGVSSAFLVFDEIHTFDPNRGLQTAITLIDHSSKLKMPVCIMSATLPSALVEKIETNIIKPNYDKVTKMEVKNEDQIKSRKNREVILHVRLNESERITPDTMIRTYNSLNDRKLIVICNTVDKAQTLFIDLHKNYEDRILREEIADAKLILVHSRFLDEDRNQIEREISDLFSRGNKEHVILISTQVVEVGINISANTILTELAPIDSLIQRAGRCARWGGNGNFIVFNMDSYGPYRTNELKEIIDHTKKELIKHKGETLTWDLERKLINDILTRYYTSILTEAKRYAVLGTLARAAYEGNKNLAEQSVREAYTCSVSIHDNPENLKDDVIKLEKINLNVWVFQSCTKRLLENDIKVLKIEESNVIDDYEIKYILTPITNCSEIMPFHMYIVSTKGAKYDSRSGLTLLHKGGCQFNKIEGKIMEERIKYFYTKKESWSEHARKTLNVLDNYFLPRFSFVIDKFANAFDLTQRDLINKIRVAVTLHDIGKLNIRWQEKVGWDDITPLAHSNKTDITQIGIPHATVSAVSLSKVFANWGKQIGIPFYLAIAHHHSLRATEYMNYDFVKNWGETIINVLPDVSDVDLQKRIIASSKNNGELEVPFIDISQEENIIPYKFYCFISKILRLSDWAATQGGINAVLCT